CCTGTTTCGCTTGTTCTGGCTGTTGTTCTTGTTGTTGATCTTCTTTAGGCTTCTCTTGTTGTTGTTGCTGTTGGTCTTTCTTTTCTTGATCTTTCTTCTCTTGTTCCTGTTGATCCTGTTGCTGCTCGTTTTGTTTTTGTTGATCCTGCTTTTGTTGATCCTGATTTTGCTGCGATTGTTGGTTTTGCTGTTGATCTTGCTGCTGTTGTTGTTGATTTTGTTGTTGGTCTTTATTTTTATCCATCTGATCTTTCAACTTGCGGCGGGCGACTTCGAGGTTGTATTTGGCGTCTTCATCGTCGGGATTGAGTTGCAGAGAACGGATATAGGATTCAATGGCTTTGACATAATCGTTTTTGCGAAAATGGCTGTTGCCGATGGAATAATGGGCTTTCGCCGCCAGTTTCTCGTCGGGAGACCCAATGGCTTGCTGGTATTCCTCCACAGCCTTTTCGTAGTTTTCCTGGCGGAAATAGGCGTTGCCGATGTTGAAACGCAGTTCTTCCGATTCCGGCGCATACGTCGCGGAGATATCCGTATATTGCTGGATGGCTTTTTCGTAATCGCCGCTTTCGTAGATTTTATTGGCGGCGGCGACCTTGTCGCGCAAGGGATTGAACAATCCCATCTGGAATACCGAAACCACGGCAAGCAGCGTTAATGCAATCCTTTTATGGTTCAACATCTTCATGAGATATTTGCCTTATCCAAACACATTCAAGATAACTTAACGAGAGCTTCGCTTTTAGCCCACCCTACTATTCTTTGAGCCTACCCTACCATTCAACATTCCTAAGAAAACAGAAAGCTGGCAGGCTCATCACGGCTCTGTCATGCTGCGACTCTGTCATTTCGAGCGATAGCGAGAAATCCTTCCACACGCGGATTGAAGATTTCTCGGTCGCTGCGCTCCCTCGAAATGACATGCCGCGATGCCGGACACAGGGGGAAAAACGGAGATTCGCCCTCCCGCAATTCACCTTCGAACAAGAAGAGAGGGCGAGGCTCCT
This window of the Candidatus Omnitrophota bacterium genome carries:
- a CDS encoding tetratricopeptide repeat protein — translated: MKMLNHKRIALTLLAVVSVFQMGLFNPLRDKVAAANKIYESGDYEKAIQQYTDISATYAPESEELRFNIGNAYFRQENYEKAVEEYQQAIGSPDEKLAAKAHYSIGNSHFRKNDYVKAIESYIRSLQLNPDDEDAKYNLEVARRKLKDQMDKNKDQQQNQQQQQQDQQQNQQSQQNQDQQKQDQQKQNEQQQDQQEQEKKDQEKKDQQQQQQEKPKEDQQQEQQPEQAKQEENLDQQMSKEQAMQLLNNLEEDEKEQRKKFQRHPSSGQAKVDKDW